The Methylomonas koyamae genome has a segment encoding these proteins:
- the kdpB gene encoding potassium-transporting ATPase subunit KdpB produces the protein MTSKPATTSLMDPQILQQAFFDAFAKLTPRQQWKNPVMFVVYLGSMLTSVLWLQAWNGGSEEPAGFILAITLWLWFTVLFANFAEAVAEGRSKAQAAFLRSAKRDIAAKKLDEAKYGANYSKVAGSSLRRGDVVLIEAGDFVPGDGDVIEGVASVDESAITGESAPVIRESGGDFSSVTGGTRVLSDWLVVRITTNPGESFLDRMIGMVEGAKRQKTPNEIALTILLVALTLVFLLATVTLLPFSIYSVETAGSGSPISVTVLVALLVCLIPTTIGGLLSAIGVAGIGRMMQKNVIATSGRAVEAAGDVDVLLLDKTGTITLGNRQASGFFPVKGVSDKQLADAAQLASLADETPEGRSVVILAKQKFGLRERDIHSLGATFVHFSAQTRMSGVNLPSPTGTTAWTQEVEQRQEQLPRGDGGDGLRQIRKGAADSIRQHIEAQGGKWPAELKNLVDDVARRGSTPLVVAEGDKALGVIELKDIVKGGIKERFIELRQMGIKTIMITGDNRLTAAAIAAEAGVDDFLAEATPEAKLALIRQHQSDGRLVAMTGDGTNDAPALAQADVAVAMNSGTQAAKEAGNMVDLDSNPTKLIEIVETGKQMLMTRGALTTFSIANDVAKYFAIIPAAFATTYPVLNVLNVMQLATPASAILSAVIFNALIIIALIPLALKGIKYRPVGAEQLLHNNLLIYGVGGLIVPFIGIKAIDLFLVAMNLV, from the coding sequence ATGACCAGCAAACCCGCAACAACGTCCTTGATGGACCCGCAAATCCTGCAACAGGCGTTTTTCGACGCCTTTGCCAAACTGACGCCACGCCAGCAATGGAAAAATCCGGTGATGTTCGTGGTCTACCTCGGCAGCATGCTGACTAGCGTATTGTGGCTGCAAGCCTGGAACGGCGGCAGCGAAGAACCGGCCGGTTTTATCCTGGCGATTACGCTTTGGCTGTGGTTTACCGTGCTGTTCGCCAATTTCGCCGAAGCGGTCGCGGAAGGCCGCAGCAAGGCCCAAGCCGCCTTTCTGCGCAGCGCCAAGCGCGACATCGCCGCCAAAAAGCTGGATGAAGCGAAATATGGCGCCAACTACAGCAAAGTCGCCGGTTCCAGCCTGCGCAGAGGCGACGTGGTGCTGATCGAAGCCGGCGACTTCGTACCGGGCGACGGCGACGTCATCGAAGGCGTGGCCTCGGTCGACGAAAGCGCCATTACCGGTGAGTCGGCGCCGGTGATCAGGGAATCCGGCGGCGACTTCAGTTCGGTGACCGGCGGTACCCGGGTGTTGTCCGACTGGCTGGTGGTGCGCATTACCACCAATCCCGGCGAGAGCTTCCTCGACCGGATGATCGGCATGGTGGAAGGGGCCAAGCGCCAGAAAACCCCGAACGAAATCGCCCTGACCATTTTACTGGTCGCGCTGACCTTGGTATTTCTGCTGGCCACGGTGACCTTGCTGCCGTTTTCGATTTACAGCGTGGAAACCGCCGGCAGCGGCAGCCCGATTAGCGTCACGGTATTGGTGGCCTTGCTGGTTTGCCTGATCCCCACCACGATCGGCGGCCTGTTGTCGGCCATCGGCGTGGCCGGCATCGGCCGGATGATGCAGAAAAACGTCATCGCCACCTCCGGCCGGGCGGTGGAAGCGGCCGGCGACGTCGATGTGCTGCTGCTGGACAAAACCGGCACCATCACCTTGGGCAACCGCCAAGCCTCCGGTTTCTTTCCGGTCAAGGGCGTATCGGACAAACAACTGGCCGATGCCGCGCAACTGGCCTCGCTGGCCGACGAAACTCCGGAAGGCCGCAGCGTGGTGATACTGGCCAAACAAAAGTTCGGTTTACGCGAACGCGACATTCATTCCCTGGGCGCCACCTTCGTCCATTTCAGCGCGCAAACCCGGATGAGCGGCGTAAATCTCCCCTCTCCCACTGGGACGACTGCATGGACGCAGGAGGTAGAGCAACGCCAGGAGCAGTTGCCGAGAGGGGACGGGGGTGACGGGTTGCGGCAAATCCGCAAGGGCGCCGCCGACTCCATCCGCCAGCACATCGAAGCCCAAGGCGGTAAATGGCCGGCCGAACTGAAGAACCTGGTCGACGATGTCGCGCGGCGCGGCAGCACGCCGCTGGTAGTCGCCGAAGGCGACAAGGCCTTGGGCGTGATCGAGCTCAAAGACATCGTCAAGGGCGGCATCAAGGAACGCTTCATCGAGTTGCGGCAGATGGGCATCAAAACCATCATGATTACCGGCGACAACCGTCTGACCGCCGCCGCCATCGCCGCCGAAGCCGGCGTCGACGACTTCCTGGCCGAAGCCACGCCGGAAGCCAAATTGGCCTTGATCCGCCAGCACCAAAGCGACGGCCGGTTGGTGGCGATGACCGGCGACGGTACCAACGACGCCCCGGCGCTGGCGCAGGCCGACGTCGCGGTGGCGATGAACAGCGGCACTCAGGCCGCCAAGGAGGCCGGCAACATGGTCGATCTGGATTCCAACCCGACCAAGCTGATCGAAATCGTCGAAACCGGCAAGCAAATGCTGATGACCCGCGGCGCGCTAACTACCTTCAGCATCGCCAACGACGTCGCCAAGTATTTTGCGATCATTCCGGCCGCGTTTGCGACGACTTATCCGGTGCTGAACGTGTTGAACGTCATGCAGTTGGCCACGCCGGCCAGCGCGATCCTGTCGGCGGTGATTTTCAATGCCTTGATCATCATCGCCCTGATCCCGCTGGCGTTGAAAGGCATCAAATACCGCCCGGTCGGCGCCGAGCAACTGCTGCACAACAACTTGCTGATCTACGGCGTCGGCGGCTTGATCGTGCCGTTTATCGGCATCAAGGCCATCGATTTGTTTTTGGTAGCCATGAACTTGGTGTAA
- a CDS encoding phosphomannomutase: MTTINIQQMMADSGVAFGTSGARGLVSQMSGEVCAAYTLAFIQALNLSRPGQRIALGMDLRPSSPEIAQACVAGIRQAGCEVDFCGVLPTPALALYALAEGIPAIMVTGSHIPFDRNGIKFYRADGEISKADEAAMTSATVTVEAAAAELPAVNPAALSQYRQRYTSLFAKDLLAGWRVGVYEHSSAARDVLKEVLAELGAEVIGLERTETFVPIDTEAVGEADRQRGRDWAAQYRLDALISTDGDGDRPLIGDESGEWLRGDIVGLLCAKFLGADTVVTPVSCNTAIEASGWFKHVIRTRIGSPYVIAGMEQVTEGGVAGFEANGGFLAGNGLSVNGKRLAALQTRDSLLPALALLAMARGQGIKLSGLLQGLPQRFTASDRIQEFPVANSRALLERLQADASAYRGLWGDTLGAPVASDTTDGLRLTFASGDIVHLRPSGNAPELRCYAEAGDMPRAQKLVADTLQRIAG, translated from the coding sequence ATGACAACAATCAACATCCAACAAATGATGGCCGACAGCGGCGTTGCGTTCGGCACCAGCGGCGCGCGCGGCTTGGTCAGCCAGATGAGCGGCGAAGTCTGTGCCGCTTATACCTTGGCGTTTATTCAAGCTTTGAACCTGAGCCGACCCGGCCAGCGCATTGCCCTGGGCATGGACTTGCGGCCGTCCAGTCCGGAGATTGCCCAAGCCTGCGTCGCCGGCATACGTCAGGCCGGCTGCGAGGTGGATTTCTGCGGCGTGCTGCCAACGCCGGCGCTGGCGTTATATGCGTTGGCCGAAGGCATTCCGGCGATCATGGTCACCGGCAGCCACATTCCGTTCGACCGCAACGGCATCAAGTTTTACCGGGCCGACGGCGAGATCAGCAAAGCCGACGAGGCGGCGATGACAAGCGCGACGGTAACAGTCGAAGCCGCCGCCGCCGAATTGCCGGCCGTCAATCCGGCGGCATTAAGCCAATACCGCCAGCGCTACACCAGTTTATTCGCCAAGGATTTGCTGGCCGGCTGGCGGGTAGGGGTTTACGAACATTCCAGCGCTGCTCGCGACGTGTTGAAGGAAGTTCTGGCCGAATTGGGCGCCGAAGTGATTGGTTTGGAGCGCACCGAGACCTTCGTGCCGATCGATACCGAAGCGGTCGGCGAAGCGGACAGGCAACGTGGCCGCGACTGGGCGGCGCAATACCGACTCGATGCGCTGATTTCCACCGACGGCGACGGCGACCGGCCGCTGATCGGCGACGAGAGCGGCGAGTGGTTGCGTGGCGATATCGTCGGTTTGCTGTGCGCCAAATTTCTGGGCGCCGACACCGTGGTGACGCCGGTCAGTTGCAATACCGCAATCGAAGCCTCGGGTTGGTTCAAACACGTGATTCGCACTCGGATCGGCTCGCCGTATGTGATTGCCGGCATGGAGCAGGTGACTGAAGGCGGCGTGGCCGGCTTCGAAGCCAACGGCGGTTTTCTGGCCGGCAATGGCCTGTCTGTCAACGGTAAGCGCTTGGCGGCTTTGCAGACCCGCGATTCGCTGTTGCCGGCGCTGGCCTTGTTGGCGATGGCGCGCGGGCAGGGCATCAAATTGTCCGGTTTACTGCAAGGCTTGCCGCAACGCTTTACCGCCAGCGACCGGATTCAAGAATTTCCGGTTGCCAACAGCCGCGCCTTATTGGAGCGCTTGCAAGCCGACGCCAGCGCCTATCGCGGCCTGTGGGGCGACACCCTGGGGGCGCCTGTCGCTAGCGACACTACCGACGGCTTGCGTTTGACCTTTGCCAGTGGCGACATCGTGCATTTACGGCCGTCCGGCAATGCCCCGGAATTGCGTTGCTACGCCGAGGCCGGCGACATGCCGCGGGCGCAAAAGCTGGTGGCGGATACCTTGCAGCGCATTGCCGGTTGA
- the kdpC gene encoding potassium-transporting ATPase subunit KdpC, whose product MSSYLRPAATMLLLLTFITGAAYPALVTLIAQTLFAEQSNGSVIKTANGDAVGSKLIGQSFSEPEYFWSRPSATAPYPYNAAASGGSNLGPTNPALADAVAARIQALKQADPDNKAPVPVDLVTASASGLDPHISPAAAEYQLKRVARLRKIDERQLRDLIQANSEGRQWGVFGEPRVNVLRLNLALDAASFPAPN is encoded by the coding sequence ATGTCCAGTTATTTAAGACCCGCAGCGACGATGCTGTTGCTATTAACGTTCATTACCGGCGCCGCCTATCCGGCACTGGTTACGTTAATTGCCCAAACCCTATTTGCCGAGCAATCCAACGGCAGTGTGATCAAAACGGCCAATGGCGATGCGGTCGGCTCAAAACTGATAGGGCAAAGCTTCAGCGAACCGGAATACTTTTGGAGCCGGCCGTCGGCCACCGCGCCTTATCCTTACAATGCCGCCGCCTCCGGTGGCTCAAACCTGGGGCCGACCAATCCGGCGTTGGCCGACGCCGTCGCCGCCCGCATCCAGGCCCTGAAACAGGCCGATCCGGATAATAAAGCGCCGGTGCCGGTCGATCTGGTCACCGCTTCCGCCAGCGGCCTGGACCCGCATATCAGTCCGGCGGCGGCGGAATACCAATTGAAACGCGTTGCCAGATTAAGAAAAATCGATGAGCGCCAATTACGGGATTTGATCCAAGCCAACAGCGAAGGCCGGCAATGGGGCGTATTCGGCGAACCCAGGGTCAACGTGTTACGACTGAATCTGGCATTGGACGCCGCTAGTTTTCCTGCTCCGAATTAG